In Thunnus maccoyii chromosome 11, fThuMac1.1, whole genome shotgun sequence, one genomic interval encodes:
- the LOC121907071 gene encoding FAST kinase domain-containing protein 3, mitochondrial-like, with product MKSIACISTSVRTACQHTSACFSLNRAVIRSSPVGRCTNAVFASKTVVAQQPCVTGVRAFHGSHVNTAAVQHVSAAPLPIPVYVPGKSENELNQLGRRMTPKTATRSAPHLSPYSPYTKPQSNTAVNIHSLFEGEVIQELCTRLTHFPINDRAEGLATLLGACVEFGVDGHNPLVSRLINECLELLSNRDIRVAQLCHLGEVAYALEGRQSAMVTEVLDSIGAVLEEDIVSPSEAVRVYSLLALCYQPASQRQTLLLSTLHRHTQRLVHRLKARQVSDILQSLLKLQHRQAISLVLRLSHRASRVFKAFSNNEVIKVLSALMILGQHDEELLAAMEKHVPGRLGKCDPELISTVMEYCLQTRCRSEPIFEAVAENFVLHAERHTTLQIAKQIVAMGRLNYLPQCSNQMFKKLESILSSRFSQFQPRSLIEVLHACIHLERFPLNYMSKVFSPYFLQRLQAQGEPLDKNALGQLTQLHLSTSLECSHYWGPRLPFFLHVKRFSSVDQAFETPMESLLYKQVKRPLTQLLGGKFYSTSIFTHSGYTVDVEICLDEEGFVLPLSQWDHTYRRMALCLDGQNRFCSNTQHLLGKEATKRRHLRRMGYEVVQIPYFEFEKLRTHREQVQYLHSKIFPTIFKFNHS from the exons ATGAAGTCCATCGCTTGTATTTCTACCTCTGTGAGAACGGCGTGTCAGCACacctcagcttgtttctctctAAATCGTGCTGTGATTCGTTCCAGTCCGGTGGGTAGATGCACTAATGCAGTTTTTGCTAGTAAAACTGTAGTTGCGCAACAACCGTGCGTAACCGGTGTACGTGCTTTTCATGGTTCACATGTAAATACAGCAGCGGTCCAGCACGTGAGTGCAGCACCTCTCCCCATCCCGGTTTATGTACCTGGGAAAAGTGAGAACGAACTGAACCAACTTGGAAGACGCATGACACCTAAAACGGCCACAAGATCGGCCCCACACCTGTCCCCATACAGCCCATACACCAAACCACAAAGTAACACAGCTGTCAACATCCACTCATTGTTTGAAGGGGAAGTCATCCAGGAGCTGTGCACCAGGCTGACACACTTCCCAATCAATGACAGGGCAGAGGGACTGGCCACTTTACTGGGAGCATGTGTTGAGTTTGGTGTGGATGGCCACAACCCTCTAGTCTCTAGACTGATAAATGAGTGCCTGGAGCTCCTCTCCAACAGAGACATCAGGGTGGCACAGCTCTGCCACCTGGGTGAGGTGGCGTACGCCCTGGAAGGCCGCCAGTCAGCGATGGTGACAGAGGTCCTGGACTCCATAGGTGCAGTTTTAGAAGAGGACATTGTCTCTCCCAGCGAGGCTGTCAGGGTCTACTCCCTCCTGGCTCTGTGTTACCAGCCTGCCAGCCAGCGGCAGACACTCCTGCTGTCCActttgcacagacacacacaaaggctgGTCCACAGGCTAAAAGCCAGACAAGTCAGCGACATTCTGCAGTCCCTGCTGAAGTTACAGCACAGACAG GCCATTTCCTTGGTGCTGAGGCTGAGTCACAGAGCATCACGAGTCTTTAAAGCTTTCAGTAACAATGAAGTGATTAAGGTGCTCTCTGCATTGATGATCCTGGGACAGCATGATGAAGAGCTCCTGGCTGCTATGGAGAAACACGTGCCAG GGAGGCTGGGAAAGTGTGATCCGGAGTTAATCAGCACCGTCATGGAGTACTGTCTGCAAACGAGGTGCCGCTCTGAGCCCATCTTTGAAGCTGTGGCTGAGAACTTTGTACTCCATGCTGAGAGACACACCACCCTCCAGATAGCCAAACAGATCGTCGCCATGGGGAGACTCAACTACCTGCCACAG TGCTCCAATCAGATGTTTAAGAAGCTGGAGAGCATTTTATCATCAAGGTTTTCCCAATTCCAGCCTCGCTCGCTGATAGAGGTGCTGCACGCCTGCATCCACCTAGAACGCTTCCCGCTCAACTACATGTCCAAAGTTTTCAGCCCGTACTTCCTGCAGAGGCTGCAAG CACAGGGGGAGCCATTGGACAAGAACGCATTGGGACAACTGACACAGCTCCATCTCTCCACATCATTAGAGTGCAGTCACTACTGg GGTCCCAGGCTGCCCTTCTTCCTCCATGTGAAGAGGTTTTCGTCTGTGGACCAGGCCTTTGAGACACCCATGGAGAGTCTCTTGTACAAACAGGTCAAACGGCCGCTGACACAGCTGTTGGGGGGAAAGTTTTACTCCACCAGTATATTTACTCATAGTGGATACACTGTAG ATGTGGAGATATGCCTGGATGAGGAAGGTTTTGTTCTGCCCCTGTCTCAGTGGGATCACACGTATAGAAG GATGGCACTGTGTTTAGATGGTCAAAACCGTTTCTGCAGCAACACGCAACACCTGCTGGGAAAGGAAGCCACTAAGAGGAGACACCTCCGTAGGATGGGCTATGAGGTGGTGCAG ATCCCTTACTTTGAATTTGAGAAGTTAAGAACTCACAGGGAACAGGTCCAATATCTTCACAGCAAGATCTTCCCCACCATCTTCAAGTTCAATCACAGTTGA